In Erigeron canadensis isolate Cc75 chromosome 6, C_canadensis_v1, whole genome shotgun sequence, the following are encoded in one genomic region:
- the LOC122603094 gene encoding AP-2 complex subunit alpha-2-like, which yields MALSGMRGLSVFISEIRNCQNKEQERLRVDKELGHIRTRFKNEKGLTPYDKKKYVWKMLYIFMLGYDVDFGHMEAVSLISAPKYPEKQVGYLVTSCLLNENHDFLRLAINTVRNDIIGRNETFQCLALTLVGNIGGREFAESLAPDVQKLLISSSCRPLVRKKAALCLLRLFRKNPDVVNVDGWSDRMTQLLDERNLGVLTSSMSLFVALVSNNHEAYWSCLPKCVKVLERLAKNQDIPQEYTYYGIPSPWLQVKTMRALQYFPTVEDPNTRRSLFDVLQRILMGTDVVKNVNKNNASHAVLFEALALVMHLDAEKEMMSQCVALLGKFIAVREPNIRYLGLENMTRMLMVTDVQDIIKGHQAQIITSLKDPDISIRRRALDLLYGMCDVSNAKDIVEELLQYLGTADFTMREELALKAAILAEKFAPDLSWYVDVILQLIDKAGDFVSDDIWFRVVQFVTNNEDLQPYAALKAREYLDKPAIHETMVKVSAYLLGEYSHLLARRPGCSPKEIFGIIHEKLPTVSTPTVSILLSTYAKILMHSQPPDPELQKSIWAIFSKYETCIDVEIQQRAVEYIALSRKGAALMDILAEMPKFPERESSLIKKAEDTEGDTAELSAIKLRAQQASSALVVTDHRAANDPPQVGQLSMVKIPSINNMENNYGDQEATRANGIFGEGESQPHPPTNGHAPNAEILGDLLSPLAIEGPPSVSGNGILSEDDALALAPVGDQENAVKPMGDIAERFHALCLKDSGVLYEDPYVQIGIKAEWRAHQGRIVLFLGNKTTSSLDAVQVAILPPFHLKLELSSVPEIIPPRAQVQCPLEVVNLRASRDVAVLDLSYKFGTKLVDNKLRLPAVLNKFFQPIPVSAEEFFPQWRSLAAPPLKLQEVVRGVRPMSLGDMASLLNSWRLIVCPGLDPNPSNLVATTTFYSETTQAMLCLVRIETDPADRTQLRMTVASGDPTLTFELKEFIKEQLISIPTASRPAVTQQPQLTTPPSSASDPGALLAGLL from the exons ATGGCGTTGTCAGGGATGAGAGGTCTGTCAGTATTCATATCCGAAATCCGAAATTGccaaaacaaagaacaagaacGCCTTCGTGTTGATAAAGAGCTCGGTCATATCCGTACTCGCTTCAAAAATGAAAAg gGGTTGACACCATATGACAAGAAGAAGTATGTTTGGAAAATGCTTTACATATTTATGCTAGGATATGATGTGGACTTTGGTCATATGGAAGCCGTTTCTTTGATATCTGCACCAAAATACCCAGAAAAGCAG GTTGGGTATCTAGTGACATCATGCTTGCTTAATGAGAATCATGACTTTCTAAGATTAGCAATTAATACAGTTCGCAATGACATTATCGGCCGTAACGAAACTTTTCAGTGCCTGGCATTGACACTG GTTGGCAATATAGGTGGTAGAGAATTCGCTGAATCACTGGCACCCGATGTTCAAAAGTTACTT ATCTCAAGTAGCTGCAGACCTCTGGTAAGAAAAAAGGCTGCACTTTGTCTCCTACGGCTGTTTAGGAAAAATCCTGATGTTGTTAATGTAGATGGCTG GTCAGACCGGATGACACAACTTTTAGATGAACGAAATCTTGGCGTTTTGACATCATCTATGAGCTTGTTTGTAGCTTTGGTGTCTAATAACCATGAAGCATACTGGAGTTGTCTTCCGAAGTGTGTTAAAGTTTTGGAAAGGCTCGCCAAGAATCAAGATATTCCTCAAGAATACACATATTATGGTATCCCTTCTCCCTGGCTTCAG GTTAAAACAATGAGGGCCCTTCAATATTTTCCAACTGTTGAAGATCCAAACACAAGAAGGTCATTGTTTGAT GTTCTTCAAAGAATACTTATGGGAACAGATGTTGTGAAAAATGTTAACAAGAACAATGCATCTCATGCTGTCTTATTTGAAGCTCTAGCTCTT GTAATGCATCTTGATGCGGAAAAAGAGATGATGTCTCAATGTGTAGCGTTGTTGGGGAAATTTATTGCTGTTCGTGAGCCAAATATTCGTTATCTTGGTCTG GAGAATATGACTCGAATGTTGATGGTCACAGATGTTCAGGACATAATTAAAGGACATCAAGCTCAAATTATAACCTCCCTGAAGGATCCTGACATTAG CATCCGGAGACGTGCATTAGATCTACTTTATGGTATGTGTGATGTGTCAAATGCTAAAGACATAGTTGAAGAACTTTTGCAG TATCTTGGGACAGCAGACTTTACAATGCGTGAAGAGTTGGCTTTAAAAGCTGCAATTCTTGCTGAGAAATTTGCTCCTGATTTATCATG GTATGTGGATGTTATTCTTCAGCTGATTGACAAAGCAGGAGACTTTGTCAGTGATGACATTTGGTTTCGTGTTGTGCAATTTGTAACCAACAATGAGGACCTCCAG CCTTATGCAGCTTTGAAAGCTAGAGAGTATCTTGATAAGCCTGCTATACATGAGACAATGGTGAAG GTTAGTGCATACCTGCTTGGAGAATACAGTCACCTTTTGGCCAGGCGACCTGGGTGCAGTCCAAAGGAAATTTTTGGCATTATACATGAGAAGCTTCCTACTGTTTC GACACCTACAGTTTCCATTCTTCTCTCAACATATGCTAAGATTTTGATGCACTCACAGCCACCAGACCCTGAGTTGCAGAAATCGATTTGGGCAATATTTAGCAA ATATGAAACTTGCATTGATGTCGAGATACAGCAAAGAGCTGTTGAGTATATTGCTTTGAGTAGGAAAGGTGCAGCCCTTATGGATATATTGGCAGAAATGCCCAAGTTCCCAGAGCGTGAG TCCTCGTTGATCAAGAAAGCCGAAGACACTGAGGGTGATACTGCAGAGCTAAGTGCTATCAAGCTGCGAGCACAACAGGCCTCTAGTGCTCTGGTGGTGACAGACCACCGAGCAGCAAATGACCCTCCACAAGTAGGCCAACTTTCCATGGTCAAGATCCCCAGCATTAACAACATG GAAAATAACTATGGGGACCAAGAAGCGACACGAGCCAATGGGATTTTTGGTGAAGGTGAGTCACAACCTCATCCTCCAACAAATGGTCATGCTCCCAATGCTGAGATTCTTGGAGATCTCTTAAGCCCATTGGCTATAGAAGGACCTCCTAGTGTTTCTGGAAATGGAATTCTAAGTGAAGATGATGCATTGGCTCTAGCACCTGTTGGAGACCAGGAAAATGCAGTAAAG CCAATGGGAGATATTGCAGAAAGATTTCATGCTTTGTGCCTTAAAGACAGCGGAGTTCTATATGAGGATCCATATGTGCAG ATTGGTATAAAAGCAGAGTGGCGAGCTCATCAAGGCCGCATTGTCCTTTTTTTGGGAAACAAAACGACGTCTTCCCTAGATGCGGTTCAAGTGGCGATTCTGCCTCCATTCCATCTGAAGTTGGAGCTCTCATCAGTTCCCGAAATCATTCCTCCACGAGCACAG GTTCAATGCCCACTTGAAGTGGTAAATCTCCGTGCAAGTCGGGATGTTGCAGTTCTTGACTTGTCCTATAAGTTTGGAACCAAATTG GTTGACAATAAGCTCCGGCTTCCTGCAGTACTGAACAAGTTTTTTCAGCCAATACCGGTGTCGGCAGAGGAATTTTTCCCACAGTGGAGATCACTGGCGGCACCTCCTTTGAAACTTCAAGAAGTG GTTAGAGGTGTAAGACCAATGTCATTGGGAGACATGGCCAGTTTGTTGAACAGTTGGAGGCTTATTGTTTGCCCTGGACTG GATCCAAATCCTAGTAATTTAGTTGCAACCACAACATTCTATTCTGAAACTACACAAGCCATGTTATGCCTG GTAAGAATCGAAACAGATCCTGCTGACAGAACCCAACTCCGCATGACAGTGGCATCAGGGGATCCCACACTAACATTCGA GTTGAAGGAATTTATAAAGGAACAGTTGATAAGCATTCCCACTGCCTCTAGGCCAGCTGTGACTCAACAACCTCAACTCACTACTCCACCAAGTTCAGCCTCAGATCCTGGTGCTTTACTTGCCGGTTTGCTTTGA
- the LOC122602662 gene encoding glucomannan 4-beta-mannosyltransferase 2, which translates to MGDVISGKNLIPESFPGATVDLAAQIGLLWDLIKAPLIVPLLQLAVYICLAMTVMLFLERLYMGIVIILVKLFWKKPDKRYNWEPIRDDLEIGNSAFPMVLIQIPMFNEKEVYKISIGAACNLSWPSDRLVIQVLDDSTDFAIKDLIEKECQRWASKGVNIRYQIRESRGGYKAGALKEGLKHDYVKDCDYVTIFDADFRPEPDFLRRAIPFLEFNPQIALVQARWRFVNSDECLLTRMQEMSLDYHFTVEQEVGSATHAFFGFNGTGGVWRIAAINEAGGWKDRTTVEDMDLAVRAGLKGWKFLYLGDLQVKSELPSTFKAFRYQQHRWSCGPANLFRKMVMEIVKNKKVTVWKKLYVIYSFFFVRKIIAHMVTFFFFCVVLPLTILIPEVEVPIWGAIYIPCIITTLNSVGTPRSIHLLFYWILFENVMSLHRTKATFIGLLDAKRSNEWVVTEKLGDALKNKSASKKKFKLNFNFNIGDRIHLTELGFAAFLFFTGCYDFMYGQHNYFIYIFLQTFTFLIVGFGYVGTIVPSS; encoded by the exons atggggGACGTGATATCCGGTAAGAATCTGATACCGGAGAGTTTTCCGGGAGCGACAGTTGACTTGGCGGCACAGATTGGGTTATTATGGGACCTAATAAAAGCACCATTAATAGTACCATTGTTACAATTGGCTGTTTATATTTGTTTAGCAATGACTGTAATGCTTTTCCTTGAGAGGCTTTACATGGGTATTGTTATTATTCTTGTtaaattattttggaaaaaaccAGATAAAAGATATAATTGGGAACCTATTCGTGATGATCTAGAAATCGGGAATTCTGCTTTCCCTATGGTTCTTATTCAAATCCCAATGTTTAATGAGAAAGAG GTATACAAGATCTCAATTGGGGCTGCGTGTAATCTTTCATGGCCCTCCGATAGACTCGTGATTCAAGTACTTGATGACTCTACGGATTTTGCTATTAAG GATTTGATTGAGAAAGAATGCCAAAGATGGGCAAGCAAAGGTGTTAATATTAGATATCAAATTAGAGAAAGCAGAGGAGGTTACAAAGCTGGTGCTCTTAAAGAAGGATTAAAGCATGATTATGTTAAAGATTGTGATTATGTTACCATTTTCGATGCTGATTTTCGACCTGAGCCCGATTTTCTACGACGGGCCATCCCCTTCCTCGAGTTCAACCCTCAAATCGCTCTTGTTCAGGCACGGTGGCGGTTTG TGAATTCTGATGAATGCTTGTTGACAAGAATGCAAGAAATGTCACTAGATTATCATTTCACAGTGGAGCAAGAAGTAGGATCAGCTACTCATGCATTTTTCGGATTCAACG GAACTGGTGGTGTGTGGCGGATTGCCGCTATTAATGAAGCGGGAGGGTGGAAGGACAGAACCACTGTGGAGGACATGGATCTTGCTGTCCGAGCAGGTCTCAAGGGATGGAAATTTCTATATCTTGGTGATCTTCAG GTAAAAAGCGAACTTCCTAGTACATTCAAAGCCTTCCGTTATCAACAACATAGGTGGTCTTGTGGTCCAGCCAATTTGTTCAGGAAAATGGTGATGGAGATTGTTAAAAACAAG AAAGTCACAGTGTGGAAAAAGTTGTATGTGATTTACAGTTTCTTCTTTGTAAGGAAGATCATCGCTCATATGgtgacatttttcttcttttgtgtCGTTCTCCCCCTCACAATCTTGATCCCTGAAGTTGAGGTTCCTATTTGGGGTGCCATTTACATCCCTTGCATCATCACCACCTTGAATTCAGTAGGAACTCCAAG GTCCATACATCTATTGTTCTACTGGATTCTTTTTGAGAATGTGATGTCACTACACCGTACCAAGGCCACATTCATCGGTCTACTTGATGCAAAGAGATCTAATGAATGGGTTGTCACTGAGAAACTAGGAGATGCTCTTAAGAATAAATCAGCTTCCAAAAAGAAATTCAAgctcaattttaattttaatatcgGCGACAG AATTCATCTTACTGAGCTTGGATTCGCTGCATTCCTCTTCTTCACCGGATGCTATGATTTCATGTACGGACAACATAACTACTTCATATACATCTTCCTCCAGACATTCACATTCTTGATCGTTGGGTTTGGGTATGTGGGTACCATTGTCCCGAGCTCCTAA